In a genomic window of Candidatus Bathyarchaeota archaeon:
- a CDS encoding DNA-directed RNA polymerase subunit L: MKVNVLKKSGNELKIELQGSSHGLCNLIQKRLLEDEEVDFAGYDVPHPLASSPIIYVRMKGDANPVDALLRAVAKVREVNDAFGTELEAVLNA; this comes from the coding sequence ATGAAAGTTAACGTCCTCAAAAAATCCGGAAACGAACTCAAAATTGAACTTCAAGGTTCCAGCCACGGCCTTTGCAACTTGATTCAGAAGAGGCTGCTTGAAGATGAAGAAGTTGATTTTGCAGGCTACGATGTACCGCACCCCTTAGCGTCTAGCCCCATAATTTATGTTCGCATGAAAGGCGACGCAAATCCAGTTGATGCGTTGTTGCGGGCGGTGGCGAAGGTTCGGGAAGTAAACGATGCTTTCGGTACCGAGCTTGAAGCCGTTTTAAACGCTTAA
- a CDS encoding methyltransferase domain-containing protein — translation MPTSLFISGKNWILSLAELTAYFKTRNINCKVEYFCREFFAINTEQTLDAETIKDLGGTIKIGNPKTIIPTQTIKEAFLEKNKSAQKQISQILAQSGIAQGITGASGKLLFGVSVYFTDNAFHPFAGRMQRFIGSALKDELAEQGKKSSFMGYSDDRKQAQLSHVEVLKKNLVENHAEILFCIGKTQTWVATTIAVHNPFEFQKRDVYKPNQRVIFAMPPRLARMMVNLSACKKGKVLLDPFCGVGTILQEALLEQAVVVGMDVNSWCVKASEENLQWLAEEYELGSMDFRVIQGDVDQMTQKIGVDSVDCVVCEPDLGPALREVPTGPYAQKIIEKLEPLFFDFVEQAYQVLKPQGRLVLVTPYIKTRSNEAVTMPIADRFQEVGFKRIHAFSRDMFLENLDVARLVASPTLIEMDERHKIGREIHILEK, via the coding sequence ATGCCTACTTCACTATTCATCTCGGGAAAAAACTGGATACTTTCTCTAGCAGAGCTCACAGCGTACTTCAAAACCAGAAACATAAACTGTAAAGTTGAGTACTTCTGCCGAGAATTCTTCGCAATAAACACAGAACAGACACTTGACGCCGAAACCATCAAAGATTTAGGCGGCACCATAAAAATCGGCAACCCAAAAACAATCATCCCCACCCAAACCATCAAAGAAGCCTTCTTAGAAAAAAACAAGTCCGCCCAAAAACAAATCAGCCAAATCTTAGCCCAAAGCGGCATCGCCCAAGGCATAACTGGCGCATCCGGAAAACTGCTGTTTGGCGTAAGCGTATACTTCACCGACAACGCTTTTCACCCCTTTGCTGGACGTATGCAGCGGTTTATCGGTAGCGCCCTAAAAGATGAGTTGGCGGAGCAGGGTAAAAAGTCAAGTTTTATGGGTTATTCAGACGACCGCAAACAAGCCCAACTAAGCCATGTTGAAGTTCTAAAAAAGAACCTCGTAGAGAACCACGCTGAAATCCTCTTCTGCATCGGCAAAACTCAAACCTGGGTCGCAACCACAATAGCGGTGCATAACCCATTTGAATTCCAAAAAAGAGACGTCTACAAACCTAACCAACGCGTAATCTTTGCCATGCCACCCCGCTTAGCACGTATGATGGTAAATTTATCCGCATGCAAAAAAGGCAAAGTTTTGCTGGACCCCTTCTGCGGCGTCGGCACCATACTACAAGAGGCTCTTTTAGAGCAAGCAGTAGTTGTGGGAATGGATGTCAATTCTTGGTGTGTGAAAGCTTCAGAAGAAAATCTTCAGTGGCTAGCTGAAGAATATGAACTTGGAAGCATGGATTTTCGGGTTATCCAAGGCGACGTAGACCAAATGACGCAAAAGATCGGTGTGGATTCAGTGGATTGTGTGGTTTGTGAACCAGATCTAGGCCCCGCTCTAAGAGAGGTGCCCACAGGTCCTTATGCCCAAAAGATCATCGAGAAGCTTGAGCCGCTATTCTTTGATTTTGTTGAGCAAGCCTATCAGGTACTCAAGCCGCAAGGACGATTGGTGCTGGTTACGCCCTACATTAAAACGCGATCCAACGAGGCAGTTACTATGCCAATCGCGGATAGGTTCCAAGAAGTTGGGTTCAAACGCATACACGCCTTTAGCAGGGATATGTTTTTGGAGAACCTAGACGTTGCCCGGTTGGTGGCGTCTCCAACCCTAATTGAGATGGATGAGAGACATAAAATCGGAAGAGAAATTCACATACTCGAAAAGTAG
- the dph2 gene encoding diphthamide biosynthesis enzyme Dph2: MDSFDFEIEKIKQEIARLHAKRVLLQMPQGLKPYATTIAHSLSDVGVLPIISVDPCYGACDLALSEAESLAVDLIVHFGHAKMVNQTRIPTLYVETHADIDIDAAVNSALSLLQGYRKIGLTTSVQHLQTLSHAKELLTSAGKTVLIGDAANLGYAGQVTGCNYSNAQAIADKVEAFLFVGGGIFHALGIALSTGKPTIIADPYDNRAYNIANDAQRIIKQRFASIQQAKTAKTIGILLGLKPGQKHLDAALNVKLLAEKHGLAAFLLAGRELTPEVLLEFPSVDAYVNTACPRISLDAPGKFQKPVLTVNEFRVVLGELSWENLLKGGLFEN; encoded by the coding sequence ATGGATAGTTTTGATTTTGAAATAGAAAAAATCAAACAAGAAATTGCACGGCTCCATGCTAAACGTGTTCTGCTGCAGATGCCTCAAGGTCTAAAACCCTACGCCACCACCATCGCCCACTCCTTATCAGATGTGGGTGTGTTGCCGATTATTTCGGTTGACCCCTGCTATGGTGCCTGTGACTTGGCATTATCAGAGGCGGAGAGTTTGGCTGTGGATTTGATTGTGCATTTTGGGCACGCAAAAATGGTAAACCAAACACGCATTCCGACACTTTATGTGGAGACCCACGCCGACATAGACATCGACGCCGCAGTCAACAGTGCCCTTTCGCTTTTGCAGGGTTACCGAAAAATTGGGTTAACCACGTCTGTGCAGCATCTCCAAACCTTAAGCCACGCCAAAGAACTCTTAACCTCAGCAGGCAAAACCGTGCTGATTGGCGATGCAGCGAATTTGGGGTATGCGGGTCAGGTTACGGGCTGCAACTACAGCAACGCCCAAGCCATAGCGGACAAGGTGGAGGCGTTTTTGTTTGTCGGCGGCGGCATATTCCACGCGCTCGGCATCGCTCTGAGCACAGGTAAACCAACCATTATAGCTGACCCCTACGACAACCGCGCCTACAACATCGCAAACGACGCTCAACGCATCATAAAACAACGCTTCGCCAGCATCCAGCAAGCCAAAACCGCCAAAACCATTGGTATCCTGCTTGGGTTAAAACCTGGGCAAAAACATCTTGACGCCGCGTTAAACGTCAAGTTGCTGGCGGAGAAGCATGGGTTGGCAGCGTTTTTGTTAGCGGGCAGGGAATTGACTCCTGAGGTGCTTTTGGAGTTTCCCAGTGTGGATGCCTATGTGAATACGGCGTGTCCCCGCATTTCGTTGGATGCGCCTGGAAAGTTTCAAAAGCCCGTGTTGACGGTTAATGAGTTTAGGGTTGTCCTCGGCGAGTTGTCATGGGAGAATTTACTCAAAGGCGGCTTATTCGAAAACTAG
- a CDS encoding exosome complex RNA-binding protein Csl4, whose amino-acid sequence MTLKAPEQKSGHLVLPGERLGVIEEFIPDSGTYVKDGSIYSKIVGRALVDLQNRRVSVYPVQEGVVFPKLGTVIIGQIGNAQSDNVLVRIFKVGKKQVSGNFGGILHVSDVSDRYVNSMADVCKPGDIVRAKVISEKNQIFHLSTNDKNLGILYAFCSNDGTLLNQDRYDLKCPKCGSIERRKMAPDYGKENV is encoded by the coding sequence ATGACTCTAAAAGCTCCTGAACAAAAAAGCGGTCATTTAGTCTTGCCTGGTGAACGCTTGGGCGTAATTGAAGAATTTATTCCAGACTCAGGCACCTACGTTAAAGACGGTAGCATCTACTCAAAAATTGTTGGACGCGCACTTGTCGACTTACAGAACAGGCGTGTCTCTGTTTATCCAGTTCAGGAAGGAGTTGTTTTTCCTAAGCTTGGAACCGTCATCATTGGACAAATCGGAAATGCCCAATCCGACAACGTTTTGGTGCGCATCTTTAAAGTTGGCAAAAAACAGGTCAGCGGCAACTTCGGCGGCATCCTTCACGTTTCAGATGTCTCTGACCGCTACGTGAACTCCATGGCTGATGTTTGCAAACCTGGCGATATTGTCCGAGCTAAAGTTATCAGCGAAAAAAACCAGATCTTCCACTTATCCACCAATGACAAAAACCTGGGTATCCTCTACGCGTTCTGTTCAAACGATGGTACCCTGCTCAACCAAGACCGCTATGATCTTAAGTGCCCCAAATGCGGTAGCATTGAACGTCGAAAGATGGCTCCTGATTACGGCAAAGAAAACGTATAG
- a CDS encoding DUF99 family protein: protein MSSKKVFRVIKPEIRVLGIDDGQFIPHTTGSVIVVGVVFRGGSFLDGVMHTKVAIDGLDATQKLAEMIKASPHRRQLRLVMLNGVTLGGFNLVDIGRLHDLTGLPVVALTRDKPDLASIREALKNLPDFEERWRIVLSAGEIHELTCRGCKLYLELAGIGLAEAQQIVELTSTRSCFPEPLRVAHLVASGITP, encoded by the coding sequence GTGAGCTCCAAAAAAGTTTTCCGAGTCATCAAACCCGAAATACGCGTGCTAGGCATAGACGACGGCCAATTCATCCCCCACACCACAGGCTCAGTCATTGTGGTGGGTGTGGTGTTTCGTGGAGGCAGCTTTCTTGATGGCGTCATGCATACCAAAGTGGCTATTGACGGGTTGGATGCCACCCAAAAATTGGCTGAAATGATTAAGGCTTCCCCGCATCGTCGGCAACTGCGTTTGGTTATGTTAAACGGCGTGACGTTAGGCGGGTTTAACCTTGTCGATATTGGGCGGCTGCATGATTTGACTGGGCTCCCTGTAGTGGCTTTGACCCGTGATAAACCCGATTTAGCCTCAATCCGTGAAGCCCTAAAAAATCTACCTGACTTCGAAGAGCGCTGGCGTATTGTGCTTTCCGCTGGAGAAATCCATGAGTTGACGTGTCGGGGTTGTAAACTCTACCTTGAACTCGCCGGAATCGGCTTAGCCGAGGCTCAGCAGATTGTGGAGTTGACTTCAACTAGGAGTTGTTTTCCTGAACCGCTTCGGGTTGCACATCTTGTGGCTTCGGGAATCACGCCTTAG
- a CDS encoding METTL5 family protein: protein MGEFTQRRLIRKLELERLLSGVAPQPTPQARLEQYTSSEAIAANLLYLAAYTYGDIVGKSVLDLGCGTGRLGLGAAFLGADYVVGVDVDRLAIKTAQQNTLQTGLADKVQWVLADVSAVGGAFDTVVMNPPFGVQNREADRAFLVKALEVADNVYSFHNHPEVDERLIKLLKSSQGFVQVHPSPFLERFINKYGGSVSAVYAMLMTIPRMFEFHTKLRHDFVIDLYVIKKVAP, encoded by the coding sequence ATGGGAGAATTTACTCAAAGGCGGCTTATTCGAAAACTAGAGCTGGAGCGCCTCCTGTCTGGGGTTGCGCCTCAGCCCACGCCCCAAGCGCGTCTGGAACAGTACACTTCCTCTGAGGCGATAGCTGCAAATTTGCTCTACCTCGCTGCCTACACATACGGCGACATAGTGGGCAAATCCGTGTTGGACTTGGGTTGCGGCACGGGGCGGTTGGGGTTGGGTGCGGCTTTTTTGGGTGCTGATTACGTTGTGGGGGTAGATGTGGACCGTTTAGCCATCAAAACCGCCCAACAAAACACTCTGCAAACTGGTTTAGCCGATAAGGTGCAGTGGGTGTTAGCTGACGTTTCCGCTGTGGGGGGTGCGTTTGACACGGTGGTAATGAATCCGCCGTTTGGGGTCCAGAACCGTGAGGCTGACCGAGCTTTTTTGGTTAAAGCGCTTGAAGTCGCCGATAACGTCTATTCGTTTCATAATCACCCTGAGGTTGATGAGCGGCTGATTAAATTATTAAAATCCAGCCAAGGCTTTGTACAGGTACATCCCTCGCCCTTTCTGGAACGTTTCATCAACAAATATGGCGGTTCTGTATCAGCTGTTTATGCGATGCTTATGACGATTCCGCGTATGTTTGAGTTCCACACCAAGCTTCGTCATGACTTCGTTATTGATCTCTATGTCATCAAAAAGGTGGCTCCCTGA
- the pcn gene encoding proliferating cell nuclear antigen (pcna), translating into MFKLKVSDAKLLRDMATAISILVDEATFKIDPEGLKLRAMDPSRVAMIDFEWPKTVFAEYVANEPVKICLNISELLKLLKRAGKDEAVELATDEKTGRLQVTITGKYSRHFTMPTLEASDEEVPTPKITFNVKAKTTTSGLSQAIEDAQLVSDHVRIEAEPEKMTLSASGDLMGATITLLKGSDALLDLEVKENAKATFSLSYLAEIIKAASATSEIATLEFSSDMPVKIDFQQTKEGKLTFFLAPRIETE; encoded by the coding sequence ATGTTTAAGCTTAAAGTGTCTGATGCTAAACTCTTACGTGACATGGCAACCGCCATATCCATCCTAGTTGACGAAGCCACCTTCAAAATTGACCCCGAAGGCTTAAAACTCCGCGCCATGGATCCCTCCCGCGTAGCCATGATAGATTTTGAATGGCCAAAAACCGTATTTGCAGAATACGTCGCCAACGAACCCGTCAAGATCTGCTTAAACATAAGCGAACTCCTCAAACTCTTAAAACGCGCCGGCAAAGACGAAGCCGTCGAATTAGCCACCGACGAAAAAACCGGACGCCTCCAAGTAACCATAACCGGCAAATACAGCCGCCACTTCACCATGCCCACACTCGAAGCCTCCGACGAAGAAGTCCCCACCCCCAAGATTACCTTCAACGTCAAAGCCAAAACCACCACCTCTGGATTAAGCCAAGCAATCGAGGATGCACAACTAGTCAGCGACCACGTTCGTATAGAAGCGGAACCAGAAAAAATGACGCTAAGCGCTTCAGGTGACCTTATGGGTGCAACCATCACACTGCTAAAGGGCAGCGATGCACTCTTGGATTTGGAAGTTAAAGAAAACGCCAAAGCCACCTTCAGCCTCAGCTACCTTGCCGAAATCATCAAAGCCGCCTCCGCCACCAGCGAAATCGCCACCTTAGAATTCTCCAGTGACATGCCTGTCAAGATTGATTTCCAGCAAACCAAAGAGGGAAAACTAACCTTCTTCCTGGCGCCAAGGATTGAAACTGAATAA
- a CDS encoding 50S ribosomal protein L16, translating into MHARNYRPVKNRAYTRKEYARGFPPPKIVKFTMGDTKGTFDVEAQLLATERVQIRHSALEAARVATNRVLMDKLINDYLMVVHPYPHIILRENKMIFGAHADRLQQGMRRSFGAAIGTAAKVEVDQPIMTVKVKAAAAETAKESLKRGSAKLPIACKIVISKISTPSTQAEKAQPETETA; encoded by the coding sequence ATGCACGCGAGAAACTACAGACCCGTGAAAAACCGAGCGTACACAAGGAAAGAATACGCTAGAGGTTTTCCGCCACCAAAAATAGTCAAATTCACAATGGGCGATACCAAAGGAACCTTCGATGTGGAAGCTCAACTTTTAGCTACTGAACGTGTTCAGATACGCCACAGTGCCCTTGAAGCTGCACGTGTCGCCACCAACCGTGTTCTCATGGATAAACTCATAAACGATTATCTCATGGTTGTTCACCCCTACCCACATATCATCCTTCGAGAGAACAAGATGATCTTCGGTGCTCACGCTGACCGACTTCAACAAGGCATGAGGCGCAGCTTTGGCGCAGCTATCGGAACCGCTGCAAAAGTCGAAGTAGACCAACCCATAATGACCGTTAAAGTCAAGGCAGCCGCAGCTGAAACCGCTAAAGAATCTCTCAAACGCGGCAGCGCAAAACTCCCAATCGCTTGCAAAATAGTTATCTCCAAGATCAGCACTCCTTCTACCCAAGCAGAGAAGGCCCAACCGGAGACGGAGACAGCTTGA
- a CDS encoding cytidine/deoxycytidylate deaminase family protein encodes MSTDTNHSRPNWDRYFLDLCEAVAARATCDRGKCGAVIVKDKRIMTTGYVGAPAGLPHCDEAGHDLRKVTNGNGEVTQHCVRTLHAEQNAILQAARFGIPLEGATLFCKMTPCRTCAMMIINAGIKRVVCEKRYHADVDTIEMFKQAGIELTIMNNEVMKYDKQ; translated from the coding sequence TTGTCAACTGACACTAATCATTCAAGACCTAATTGGGACCGATACTTCCTTGACCTATGTGAAGCAGTAGCCGCACGTGCAACATGTGACCGAGGAAAATGCGGCGCCGTTATCGTTAAAGACAAACGCATCATGACCACAGGTTACGTCGGTGCCCCCGCGGGTTTGCCCCACTGCGACGAAGCAGGACACGACCTACGCAAAGTCACCAACGGCAACGGTGAAGTCACCCAACACTGCGTCCGGACATTACATGCAGAACAAAACGCCATCCTTCAAGCAGCCCGATTTGGCATACCACTAGAAGGCGCCACCCTCTTTTGCAAAATGACGCCCTGCCGCACCTGCGCCATGATGATAATAAACGCGGGCATTAAACGGGTGGTCTGCGAGAAACGGTACCATGCCGACGTCGACACCATCGAGATGTTTAAGCAGGCAGGTATTGAACTCACAATAATGAACAACGAAGTCATGAAATACGACAAACAGTAA
- the ppsA gene encoding phosphoenolpyruvate synthase has protein sequence MSVNAKEQALVLWFDVLRNNDVSIVGGKNASLGEMIHAGLPVPFGFAVSAYSYERFIVEKKIAEQIYKIIKETVTNPNDPKQYDAASKKIRELMEKTPMPQDIETAIREAYEKLNKRFSLKDTFVAVRSSATAEDLPDASFAGQQETYLNVKGADDLIEKVVKCWSSLFTPRAIFYRNEKGFPHEKVFISVGVQKMVNSRAAGVMFTINPVTGNRDEIVIEGNFGLGETVVSGAVNPDDFVLDKGSLIIKERRIARKTVKYIRDPKTGKTIHLDIPEAEQKIVCVSDQEIHALGELAKRIEKHYGKPMDIEWAIDQDLKFPENINLVQARPETVFGSKSSTDEAKMAESTAQDLKVVVRGISAGRRGYGVGKATVVLKPEDANRDMKKGDILVTGMTDPDFVPFMKMASAIVTDKGGITSHAAIVSRELNIPCVVGTEVGTQIMKTGQDYTVDSRNGIIYEGILAQAVQPITANNGGAAVQTAEATPITATKIYMNLGTPEMIERYKNLPFEGIGLMRTEFILASAIGKHPMAFVEEGKSQEFVDKLAEGVATVARAIQPKPVVVRLSDFKTNEYRGLKGGEKYEIVEENPMLGWRGCSRYISKWYDKAFRLECQAIKKCRSEWALKNVYVMLPMVRTLWEAKAVLQIMKEEGLERNKDFKIWFMAETPSIAIMADEFSKLVDGFSIGSNDMTQGVLMIDRDSERLGQMGYFDERDPAVKRIIAHLITVAHENGCTVSICGEGPSNLPDFAEFLIRVGIDSLSVNNDAVVNTRKLVASVEQKIILERLAEQAALAAGRPLKKPTPDWEW, from the coding sequence TTGAGTGTAAATGCAAAAGAGCAAGCGCTTGTTTTATGGTTTGATGTTTTAAGAAATAATGATGTGTCGATCGTTGGCGGCAAAAACGCCAGCCTCGGCGAAATGATTCATGCGGGGTTACCTGTTCCTTTCGGTTTCGCAGTTTCGGCGTATTCCTACGAACGTTTTATTGTAGAGAAAAAAATTGCCGAACAAATCTACAAAATCATCAAAGAAACCGTCACAAACCCCAATGATCCCAAACAGTATGATGCGGCATCCAAGAAAATCCGTGAACTCATGGAAAAAACTCCTATGCCTCAAGACATCGAAACCGCCATCCGAGAAGCTTATGAGAAATTAAACAAACGTTTCAGCTTAAAAGACACCTTCGTAGCGGTACGTTCAAGCGCAACCGCCGAAGACCTCCCAGACGCATCCTTTGCGGGGCAACAAGAAACCTACCTCAACGTAAAAGGTGCCGACGATCTCATCGAGAAAGTTGTCAAATGCTGGAGCAGCCTCTTTACTCCCCGCGCAATCTTTTACCGAAATGAAAAAGGTTTCCCCCACGAGAAAGTCTTCATCAGCGTTGGCGTGCAGAAAATGGTTAACAGCCGCGCTGCAGGTGTCATGTTCACGATAAACCCCGTTACAGGTAACCGTGACGAAATTGTCATCGAAGGCAACTTTGGCTTAGGCGAAACCGTGGTATCAGGCGCAGTTAATCCTGATGACTTCGTCTTAGACAAAGGCTCTCTAATCATTAAGGAGCGCCGTATTGCCCGCAAAACCGTCAAGTACATACGGGACCCCAAAACAGGAAAAACAATCCACCTTGACATCCCCGAAGCGGAACAAAAAATCGTCTGCGTTAGCGACCAAGAAATACACGCCTTAGGCGAACTCGCAAAACGCATCGAGAAGCACTACGGTAAACCAATGGATATTGAGTGGGCAATCGATCAAGACCTGAAATTCCCCGAGAACATCAACTTGGTTCAAGCAAGACCTGAAACTGTTTTCGGTTCCAAATCATCAACGGATGAGGCAAAAATGGCAGAAAGTACAGCTCAAGACCTAAAAGTAGTCGTTCGAGGAATCTCCGCTGGTCGCAGAGGCTACGGTGTAGGTAAAGCCACAGTAGTTCTCAAACCTGAAGACGCGAACCGCGACATGAAGAAAGGAGATATCCTCGTAACCGGCATGACTGACCCTGACTTTGTTCCCTTTATGAAAATGGCAAGCGCCATCGTCACTGACAAAGGTGGAATCACCAGCCATGCAGCAATCGTGAGCCGCGAACTCAACATCCCCTGCGTTGTAGGAACCGAAGTTGGAACACAAATCATGAAGACTGGGCAAGACTACACCGTGGACAGCCGAAACGGCATCATCTACGAAGGTATCCTCGCCCAAGCAGTTCAACCCATCACAGCCAATAACGGCGGAGCAGCAGTCCAAACCGCTGAAGCAACTCCAATTACCGCTACAAAAATCTACATGAACCTCGGCACACCCGAGATGATTGAGCGATACAAGAACCTGCCGTTTGAAGGCATAGGTTTGATGCGCACCGAATTCATCTTAGCCAGCGCAATCGGTAAGCACCCTATGGCGTTTGTTGAGGAAGGTAAAAGCCAAGAATTCGTTGACAAACTCGCTGAGGGTGTAGCAACAGTTGCAAGGGCTATCCAACCTAAACCTGTTGTCGTGCGTTTAAGTGACTTTAAGACCAATGAGTACCGCGGACTCAAAGGCGGCGAAAAATACGAAATCGTAGAAGAAAACCCAATGTTAGGCTGGAGAGGCTGTAGCCGCTACATAAGCAAATGGTACGACAAAGCCTTCCGATTGGAATGTCAAGCCATCAAGAAATGCCGAAGCGAATGGGCGCTCAAAAACGTCTACGTAATGCTCCCGATGGTTCGAACACTCTGGGAAGCCAAAGCAGTACTTCAAATCATGAAAGAAGAAGGTCTGGAGCGCAACAAAGACTTCAAAATCTGGTTCATGGCAGAAACCCCCTCAATTGCAATCATGGCAGACGAATTCAGCAAACTAGTCGACGGCTTTAGCATCGGCAGCAACGACATGACCCAAGGCGTCCTTATGATTGATCGCGATTCTGAACGTTTAGGCCAAATGGGCTACTTTGACGAACGCGACCCCGCAGTCAAACGCATAATCGCTCACCTCATAACAGTTGCCCACGAAAACGGCTGCACTGTTAGTATATGCGGTGAAGGACCCAGCAATCTACCTGACTTCGCAGAATTCCTCATACGCGTAGGCATCGACAGCTTATCCGTCAACAACGACGCCGTCGTCAACACCCGCAAACTCGTCGCAAGCGTTGAGCAAAAAATCATTCTTGAACGCCTAGCCGAGCAGGCAGCCCTCGCAGCGGGTCGACCCCTCAAGAAGCCAACCCCCGACTGGGAATGGTAG
- a CDS encoding DNA primase large subunit PriL, translated as MQLESALSSEDFAKYPFLKQASKQIEDLQFTISSLTSEKTIFDRAKNRVEKAISELNTGEMLRDNRAEISSFAAALILVIATKNSWIKKRYALAVAKTAHAQMLSPATSKEKVVAIARDFGWDITEGAPYKDFQVSFTVYLNNAAHFHGSEWKLVNQLLDHGMVYLNKDKAVRLLEEEVKNRVEKRLEVAELKNLPEEINIIASGFIQLAQDQIGEEMDDMPKVVVQAAFPPCINALYADAAQSRHLSHIGRFTLTSFMVNIGMTPEKVNDLFKSFSDYNERLTRYQIEHIAGERGSGTRYTCPQCSVLQTHGVCKNRDNLCRRIYHPLKYYKLKQASVNTG; from the coding sequence TTGCAGTTAGAATCGGCATTATCTTCTGAAGATTTTGCCAAATACCCCTTCTTGAAACAGGCCTCCAAACAAATCGAGGACCTCCAGTTCACCATAAGCAGCTTAACGTCTGAGAAGACCATTTTTGACCGCGCCAAAAACCGCGTCGAAAAAGCAATATCTGAACTAAACACTGGCGAGATGCTGCGTGACAATCGGGCAGAGATTTCTTCTTTTGCCGCCGCCCTCATTTTAGTTATAGCTACCAAAAACTCTTGGATAAAAAAACGATACGCCCTAGCAGTCGCCAAAACCGCGCATGCCCAAATGCTCTCGCCTGCCACGTCGAAAGAAAAAGTCGTTGCCATCGCGCGGGATTTCGGCTGGGACATCACTGAGGGAGCACCTTACAAGGACTTTCAAGTGAGCTTCACCGTTTATCTAAATAACGCGGCACACTTCCATGGTTCAGAATGGAAACTTGTCAACCAGCTCCTTGACCATGGCATGGTTTATCTAAACAAGGACAAAGCGGTCCGCTTACTAGAAGAGGAGGTTAAGAACCGAGTTGAGAAGCGACTTGAGGTTGCGGAGCTTAAGAATTTGCCTGAGGAAATTAACATAATCGCCAGCGGCTTCATTCAGTTAGCTCAAGACCAAATCGGGGAAGAAATGGATGACATGCCCAAAGTGGTTGTTCAAGCTGCTTTTCCACCCTGCATAAACGCGCTGTACGCAGATGCCGCTCAGAGCCGCCACCTCTCCCACATTGGACGATTCACCCTCACTTCTTTTATGGTTAACATTGGTATGACTCCCGAGAAGGTTAATGACCTCTTCAAAAGCTTCTCCGACTACAACGAACGCTTAACCCGCTACCAAATCGAACACATCGCTGGCGAACGCGGCTCTGGAACCCGCTACACTTGCCCCCAATGCTCTGTGCTTCAAACCCATGGTGTATGTAAAAACCGCGACAACCTCTGCCGACGTATCTATCATCCCCTTAAGTATTATAAGCTAAAACAGGCATCGGTGAATACAGGCTGA
- a CDS encoding transcription factor S — MEFCPKCGSRLEPKKSKNGKEATLVLACPKCGYKKPEAEENVEPKVAKVIQHNPQQFVAVIGKEEQKLNTLPTARIECPKCGNNTAYVWQVQTRGADESSTQFMRCTKCNYTFREYS; from the coding sequence ATGGAATTCTGCCCAAAATGCGGTTCTCGTCTTGAGCCAAAAAAATCCAAGAATGGTAAAGAAGCAACCCTTGTTCTTGCTTGCCCCAAATGCGGTTACAAGAAACCGGAAGCTGAAGAGAATGTCGAGCCCAAAGTGGCAAAAGTAATCCAGCATAATCCGCAGCAGTTTGTAGCCGTAATCGGAAAAGAAGAACAGAAACTAAACACTTTGCCGACTGCTAGGATTGAATGTCCCAAATGCGGCAATAACACAGCGTATGTATGGCAGGTGCAAACCCGTGGCGCAGATGAATCCTCCACCCAATTCATGCGCTGCACAAAATGCAACTACACCTTCCGAGAATACAGCTAA